The following proteins are encoded in a genomic region of Variovorax paradoxus:
- a CDS encoding FadR/GntR family transcriptional regulator, with product MLLQAPRTSLADSAANSIRAEIAAGRWAVGSRIPIEPQLALLLGVSRGTVREAVKTLVSRGLLEVRQGSGTYVRSGFDPSVSLQKMRRASLRDQFEVRRALEVEAARLAAIRHTAKDLRNLKSLLEKRGVPDAKDGGAGFIERDLAFHLAIVDISGNLALAETCRFIAGYIKETIASTMSTSLPEPDIAAHEAIVEAIASRDPDRAAEAVRAFMSPMIEMLSQGAP from the coding sequence ATGCTCCTCCAAGCTCCCCGAACCTCCCTGGCCGACAGCGCGGCAAACAGCATCCGTGCCGAAATCGCGGCCGGCCGCTGGGCCGTCGGGTCCCGCATTCCCATCGAACCGCAGCTCGCCCTGTTGCTCGGCGTCAGCCGCGGCACCGTGCGCGAAGCCGTGAAGACACTGGTCTCGCGCGGTTTGCTCGAAGTGCGGCAGGGCTCCGGCACCTATGTGCGCTCGGGCTTCGACCCTTCGGTCAGCTTGCAGAAGATGCGGCGCGCCAGCCTGCGCGACCAATTCGAAGTGCGCCGCGCGCTCGAGGTCGAGGCCGCGCGGCTGGCCGCGATACGCCACACCGCCAAGGACCTGCGCAACCTCAAGAGCCTGCTCGAAAAGCGCGGCGTTCCCGATGCGAAGGATGGCGGCGCGGGCTTCATCGAGCGCGACCTGGCCTTTCACCTGGCCATCGTCGACATCTCGGGCAACCTGGCGCTGGCCGAAACCTGCCGCTTCATCGCGGGCTACATCAAGGAAACCATCGCGAGCACGATGAGCACCAGCCTGCCCGAACCCGACATCGCCGCGCACGAGGCCATCGTCGAAGCCATTGCAAGCCGCGACCCCGACCGTGCCGCCGAAGCGGTTCGCGCTTTCATGTCGCCGATGATCGAGATGCTGTCGCAGGGTGCGCCATGA
- a CDS encoding CynX/NimT family MFS transporter, with the protein MSALPLSPRRASDGLLIDAEADSVPAPRPTPADSLARRILLGASVVLIAFNLRPVFASLSVMLPDIMAATGLSATAASLLTTLPIVCLGVFAPLAPGLGRRFGTERTLLGCMVLILVGTALRGTGNIPLLFLASAVAGSGIAVSNVLLSGLVKRDFAGQAALMMGLYTMAVCGGAASAAGLTVPLEHALGGGWTTALAMWALPALLVTLIWAPQALPLKPVASESGFTVRGLWRDGLAWQVTFFMGLQSALAYIVMGWLAPILRERGLGGETAGYVVSLAVMTQVVTCLVVPAVAVRLRNQRGLAVGLAMLTLAAMLAMLFAPLSGVWFWAVLLGIAQGGTFALALTFMVLRSADSHVAAHLSGMAQGVGYVVAACGPLAAGLLHGWTGSFRASSWLFIGLGIALVIAGLGAGRAMHVGAVTVPRR; encoded by the coding sequence ATGAGCGCGCTGCCGCTGTCCCCCCGCCGTGCCTCCGACGGGCTGCTGATCGACGCCGAGGCCGACAGCGTGCCCGCGCCGCGGCCCACGCCCGCGGACAGCCTGGCCCGCCGCATCCTGCTGGGCGCGAGCGTGGTGCTGATTGCCTTCAACCTGCGGCCGGTGTTTGCCAGCCTCTCGGTGATGCTGCCCGACATCATGGCGGCCACGGGTCTCTCCGCCACCGCCGCGAGCCTGCTGACGACGCTGCCGATCGTCTGCCTGGGCGTGTTCGCACCGCTCGCGCCGGGCCTGGGCCGGCGCTTCGGCACCGAGCGCACGCTGCTCGGCTGCATGGTGCTCATCCTGGTGGGCACCGCGCTGCGCGGCACCGGCAACATCCCGCTGCTGTTCCTGGCGTCGGCCGTCGCGGGCAGCGGCATCGCGGTGTCGAACGTGCTGCTCTCCGGCCTCGTGAAGCGCGACTTCGCCGGACAGGCGGCGCTGATGATGGGCCTCTACACCATGGCGGTGTGCGGCGGCGCGGCCAGCGCCGCGGGGCTCACGGTGCCGCTCGAACATGCGCTGGGCGGCGGCTGGACCACCGCGCTGGCCATGTGGGCGCTACCGGCCCTGCTGGTCACGCTGATCTGGGCGCCGCAGGCCCTGCCGCTGAAGCCGGTGGCCAGCGAATCGGGCTTTACCGTGCGCGGGCTGTGGCGCGACGGGCTGGCCTGGCAGGTCACCTTCTTCATGGGGTTGCAGTCGGCCCTTGCGTACATCGTGATGGGCTGGCTCGCGCCGATCCTGCGCGAGCGCGGGCTTGGCGGCGAAACCGCCGGATACGTGGTGTCGCTCGCCGTCATGACGCAGGTGGTGACCTGCCTCGTCGTTCCGGCGGTGGCGGTCAGGCTGCGCAACCAGCGCGGCCTTGCCGTGGGGTTGGCCATGCTCACCCTGGCCGCCATGCTGGCGATGCTGTTCGCGCCACTCTCGGGCGTGTGGTTCTGGGCCGTGCTGCTGGGCATTGCGCAAGGCGGCACCTTTGCCCTCGCGCTCACGTTCATGGTGCTGCGCTCAGCCGATTCGCACGTGGCGGCGCACCTCTCCGGCATGGCGCAGGGCGTGGGTTACGTCGTGGCCGCGTGCGGTCCGCTGGCCGCCGGCCTGCTGCACGGCTGGACCGGCAGCTTCCGCGCATCGTCGTGGCTCTTCATCGGGCTGGGCATTGCACTGGTGATTGCGGGCCTCGGCGCGGGTCGCGCGATGCACGTGGGCGCGGTGACGGTTCCCCGGCGCTGA
- a CDS encoding NADPH-dependent FMN reductase codes for MADKILVFYGSYRSDRMGIRLADYLVAGLRSRGTDAELIDAQAVGLPMLDRMYKEYPKGTAPAPMEALAQKIRGADAFVFVTGEYNWGPQPGLKNLTDHFLEEWFWRPAAVASYSAGRFSGVRSGTVWHSILSEMGMVVVSSTLAVGPISQTLDAGGKPTGSAGESLERSFGRFADDLAWWTEAAREQRARKAPPY; via the coding sequence ATGGCTGACAAGATCCTGGTGTTCTACGGTTCCTACAGATCGGACCGCATGGGCATTCGCCTGGCGGACTACCTGGTGGCGGGCCTCCGGTCGCGAGGCACCGATGCGGAGTTGATCGATGCGCAAGCCGTCGGCCTGCCCATGCTCGACCGCATGTACAAGGAGTATCCCAAGGGCACCGCGCCCGCGCCCATGGAAGCGCTGGCGCAAAAGATTCGCGGCGCGGACGCCTTCGTCTTCGTGACGGGCGAATACAACTGGGGCCCGCAACCGGGCCTGAAAAATCTCACCGACCACTTTCTCGAAGAATGGTTCTGGCGGCCCGCCGCGGTTGCCAGCTATTCGGCCGGCCGGTTTTCGGGCGTGCGCTCAGGCACCGTGTGGCATTCGATCCTGTCGGAGATGGGCATGGTCGTCGTCTCCAGCACGCTGGCTGTCGGGCCGATCTCCCAGACGCTGGACGCCGGCGGCAAGCCCACGGGCAGTGCGGGCGAATCTCTCGAGCGCTCGTTCGGCCGCTTTGCCGACGACCTGGCCTGGTGGACCGAGGCCGCGCGCGAGCAGCGGGCGCGCAAGGCGCCGCCTTATTGA
- a CDS encoding alpha/beta fold hydrolase: MHIVLGVAAFAAFLVLAGVVYERLGQYRAARDFPPAGQMVDIGGRRIQLDCRGAGSPTVVFEAGLSVEGSLSWSAVQPKIDAHTRACAYSRAGLMWSDSSSAPHSAKQVVQDLHAALTNAGERGPFVLVGQSLGALYAMDFTRYFGPDVAGLVFVDPSHPDQVERVADFMTESRSMLSRVGVALAWTGVLRAAAPVLLPRPPQRTASDAQAMRAIWAYAPRSLTTQLAESDSTDSTLAETRGFRELGNRPLVVLTAMAPYTTAELRGMKITPEQGRQVQVIWKQLHEEEVTWSSRSSHRVLPNSGHNIQLEDPDAVIEAVLSVVRAVRAGGPAEAP; the protein is encoded by the coding sequence ATGCATATCGTTCTGGGAGTCGCTGCATTCGCCGCGTTCCTCGTGCTCGCGGGCGTCGTCTACGAGCGCCTCGGGCAATACCGGGCCGCGCGGGACTTTCCTCCCGCCGGGCAAATGGTCGACATCGGCGGCCGGCGAATCCAGCTGGATTGCCGGGGCGCGGGCTCTCCCACCGTCGTGTTCGAGGCGGGGCTCAGTGTCGAAGGTTCGCTGAGCTGGTCGGCCGTCCAGCCGAAGATCGACGCTCACACGCGCGCCTGCGCCTACAGCCGCGCGGGCCTGATGTGGAGCGATTCTTCAAGCGCCCCTCACAGCGCGAAGCAGGTGGTGCAAGACCTTCATGCGGCGTTGACGAACGCCGGCGAGCGCGGACCTTTCGTGCTGGTGGGCCAGTCGCTTGGAGCCCTCTACGCCATGGACTTCACGAGGTACTTCGGTCCGGATGTCGCAGGGCTTGTGTTCGTCGATCCCTCGCATCCCGATCAGGTCGAGCGGGTGGCGGACTTCATGACCGAATCGCGTTCCATGTTGTCCCGGGTCGGTGTGGCGCTCGCGTGGACGGGTGTGCTGCGCGCGGCGGCTCCCGTGCTGCTGCCCCGGCCGCCGCAGCGGACGGCAAGCGATGCACAGGCCATGCGGGCGATATGGGCCTACGCGCCCAGGTCATTGACGACGCAGCTTGCGGAGAGTGATTCAACGGACAGCACGCTCGCCGAGACCCGGGGCTTTCGGGAACTGGGCAATCGCCCGCTGGTGGTGCTCACGGCCATGGCTCCCTACACCACGGCCGAACTCCGGGGGATGAAGATCACGCCCGAGCAAGGCAGGCAGGTTCAAGTCATCTGGAAGCAGCTGCATGAGGAGGAAGTGACCTGGTCGTCTCGAAGCAGCCACCGGGTGCTGCCGAATTCAGGGCACAACATCCAGCTCGAAGATCCGGATGCCGTGATCGAAGCGGTGCTGTCGGTCGTGCGGGCGGTGCGAGCGGGAGGACCTGCCGAGGCCCCGTGA
- a CDS encoding Atu4866 domain-containing protein has translation MSTGTTTHRGGSTLAALSLSLAMASAPSHSQTGSVRAPTDQNRYVGMWVTKDGYIRHELLPGGRYDEARGNRRSAYQGRYTLRGDHIDYVDDTGFTADGDFRDGVLYHGGMVLYRESTPRR, from the coding sequence ATGTCCACCGGCACGACCACGCACCGCGGCGGCAGCACCCTCGCGGCCCTCTCGCTCTCGCTGGCGATGGCTTCGGCACCATCGCATTCGCAGACCGGATCGGTGCGCGCGCCGACCGATCAGAACCGCTATGTCGGCATGTGGGTCACCAAGGACGGCTACATCCGCCATGAGTTGCTGCCCGGCGGCCGCTACGACGAGGCGCGCGGCAACCGCCGCAGCGCCTACCAGGGCCGCTACACGCTCCGCGGCGATCACATCGACTACGTCGACGACACCGGCTTCACGGCCGACGGCGACTTTCGCGACGGCGTGCTGTACCACGGCGGAATGGTGCTCTACCGCGAAAGTACACCGCGGCGTTGA
- a CDS encoding SDR family oxidoreductase gives MSAIQEKVVLITGASGGIGAAAARLLARRGAKVVLGARRTQHLEALADEITAAGGTASFQRLDVTYRPDVEAFAEFALETHDRIDVLVNAAGVMPRSPLWTRKIDEWELMIDVNLRGVLLGIAAVLPTMQEQGWGHIVNVAPVPAHGVSPNSAVYCGTQYAVDAISEGLRQEHAGRVRVTVVRPDLSEADNTLADRIAACSTFERMVTRRRIAVPVEAVARSIAGAIEGSSISAPRRPVWRPKPAEHAF, from the coding sequence ATGAGCGCAATCCAGGAAAAAGTCGTCCTCATCACCGGCGCAAGCGGTGGCATCGGCGCAGCGGCCGCGCGGCTCTTGGCACGGCGCGGCGCCAAGGTGGTGCTCGGCGCGCGGCGCACCCAACACCTCGAGGCGCTGGCCGACGAAATCACGGCGGCCGGCGGAACGGCGAGCTTCCAGCGGCTCGACGTGACCTACCGGCCCGACGTGGAAGCCTTTGCCGAGTTCGCACTCGAGACGCACGACCGCATCGACGTGCTGGTGAACGCCGCGGGCGTGATGCCGCGTTCGCCGCTGTGGACGCGCAAGATCGACGAGTGGGAACTGATGATCGACGTGAACCTGCGCGGCGTGCTGCTGGGCATTGCGGCCGTGCTGCCGACCATGCAGGAACAGGGCTGGGGCCACATCGTGAATGTGGCGCCGGTGCCCGCGCACGGCGTGTCGCCCAACTCGGCGGTGTATTGCGGCACGCAGTACGCGGTGGACGCCATCTCCGAAGGGCTGCGGCAAGAGCATGCGGGACGGGTGCGCGTGACGGTGGTGCGCCCCGACCTGAGCGAGGCTGACAACACGCTCGCCGACCGCATTGCCGCCTGCAGCACCTTCGAGCGCATGGTCACGCGGCGGCGCATCGCGGTGCCGGTGGAAGCCGTCGCACGCTCGATTGCCGGCGCCATCGAAGGCAGCAGCATCTCGGCGCCGCGGCGGCCGGTTTGGCGGCCGAAGCCGGCCGAGCACGCGTTCTGA
- the cynS gene encoding cyanase, whose product MNRNDVTEKIITVKVSKGIQWADVARKVGLSKEWTTAACLGQMTLDDKQAKIIGKIFGLTVEEQKWLKVVPYKGSLPTPVPTDPLIYRWYEVVSVYGTTIKELIHEEFGDGIMSAIDFSMDIQRQADPKGDRVNVVLSGKFLPYKTY is encoded by the coding sequence ATGAACCGCAACGACGTTACCGAGAAGATCATCACCGTGAAGGTGTCCAAGGGCATTCAATGGGCCGACGTGGCCAGGAAGGTGGGCCTTTCCAAGGAGTGGACCACCGCCGCATGCCTGGGGCAGATGACGCTCGACGACAAGCAGGCGAAGATCATCGGCAAGATCTTCGGCCTGACCGTCGAGGAGCAGAAGTGGCTCAAGGTCGTGCCCTACAAGGGCTCGCTGCCCACGCCCGTGCCGACCGACCCGCTGATCTACCGCTGGTACGAGGTGGTGAGCGTGTATGGCACCACCATCAAGGAACTGATCCACGAGGAGTTCGGCGACGGCATCATGAGCGCGATCGACTTCAGCATGGACATCCAGCGCCAGGCCGACCCGAAGGGGGACCGCGTCAACGTGGTGCTGTCGGGCAAGTTCCTGCCTTACAAGACCTACTGA
- a CDS encoding ABC transporter ATP-binding protein, with protein MTAVPNPSSPATSGFLRIEGLAKAFAPARPVFADVSFTLDRGEFVCIIGHSGCGKTTILNVLAGLDEASAGHVFMDGREVAGPSLERGVVFQSHALMPWLTVRKNIAFAVSSRWPDWPAAQVDVQVRRFVAMVGLEAAIDKKPSQLSGGMKQRVGIARAFAIQPKMLLLDEPFGALDALTRGTIQDELMAIVRQTQQTVFMITHDVDESILLADRILLMTNGADQPGGGWRPGNIAETVANPLPRERTRASLHHLDGYYALRNHIVDFLVTRAKAS; from the coding sequence ATGACAGCTGTTCCCAACCCATCGTCGCCCGCTACCAGCGGCTTCCTGCGCATCGAGGGGCTTGCCAAGGCCTTCGCGCCCGCGCGGCCGGTGTTCGCCGACGTGTCGTTCACGCTCGACCGCGGCGAGTTCGTCTGCATCATCGGCCACTCGGGCTGCGGCAAGACCACCATCCTCAACGTGCTGGCCGGGCTCGACGAGGCCAGCGCCGGCCACGTGTTCATGGACGGCCGCGAGGTGGCCGGCCCGAGCCTGGAGCGCGGCGTGGTGTTCCAGAGCCACGCGCTCATGCCCTGGCTTACGGTGCGAAAGAACATCGCCTTTGCCGTGAGCTCGCGCTGGCCCGACTGGCCGGCCGCGCAGGTCGATGTGCAGGTGCGGCGCTTCGTGGCCATGGTGGGCCTGGAAGCCGCCATCGACAAGAAGCCCTCGCAGCTTTCGGGCGGCATGAAACAGCGCGTGGGCATTGCGCGGGCCTTTGCCATCCAGCCCAAGATGCTGCTGCTCGACGAACCCTTCGGCGCGCTCGATGCGCTCACGCGCGGCACCATCCAGGACGAGCTGATGGCCATCGTGCGCCAGACGCAGCAAACCGTCTTCATGATCACGCACGACGTGGACGAGTCCATCCTGCTGGCCGACCGCATCCTGCTGATGACCAACGGCGCCGACCAGCCTGGTGGTGGCTGGCGCCCCGGCAACATCGCCGAAACCGTGGCCAACCCGCTGCCGCGCGAACGCACGCGCGCCTCGCTGCACCACCTGGACGGCTACTACGCGCTGCGCAACCACATCGTCGATTTTCTCGTCACGCGCGCCAAGGCGTCGTGA
- the ntrB gene encoding nitrate ABC transporter permease codes for MNGKKSLSLKAALVSFLMFLLLVGAWQLATLPAAGTGAAAGMTAEQIEYQKMLGKDPGGQVKSSGFPAPAEMAATAWKHLSNPFYDNGPNDKGIAIQLAYSLGRVGLGFLLACAVAVPLGFVIGMSPLLHKAFDPFIQVLKPISPLAWMPLALYTIKDSSVSGIFVIFICSVWPMLLNTAFGVASVKREWLHVASTLEVKPLRRAFRVILPAAAPTILTGMRISMSIAWLVIVAAEMLVGGTGIGYFVWNEWNNLSLTNVIFAILVIGVVGMLLDQAFAGLQRKVTYVE; via the coding sequence ATGAACGGAAAGAAGAGCCTTTCGCTCAAGGCGGCGCTGGTGTCGTTCTTGATGTTCCTGTTGCTTGTCGGCGCGTGGCAGCTGGCCACCCTGCCCGCGGCAGGCACCGGCGCCGCTGCTGGCATGACCGCCGAGCAGATCGAATACCAGAAGATGCTCGGCAAGGACCCGGGCGGCCAGGTCAAGAGCTCGGGCTTCCCGGCGCCGGCGGAAATGGCCGCGACCGCGTGGAAGCATCTGTCGAACCCCTTCTACGACAACGGGCCGAACGACAAGGGCATTGCCATCCAGCTGGCGTATTCGCTCGGGCGCGTGGGATTGGGCTTTCTGCTGGCCTGCGCGGTCGCGGTGCCGCTCGGCTTTGTCATCGGCATGTCGCCGCTGCTGCACAAGGCCTTCGATCCGTTCATCCAGGTGCTCAAGCCCATCTCGCCGCTCGCGTGGATGCCGCTTGCGCTCTACACCATCAAGGACTCGTCGGTCAGCGGCATCTTCGTGATCTTCATCTGCTCGGTGTGGCCGATGCTGCTCAACACCGCCTTCGGCGTGGCCTCGGTCAAGCGCGAATGGCTCCACGTGGCGAGCACGTTGGAGGTAAAGCCGCTGCGCCGCGCGTTCCGCGTGATATTGCCCGCGGCCGCGCCGACCATCCTCACGGGCATGCGCATCAGCATGAGCATCGCGTGGCTCGTCATCGTGGCGGCCGAAATGCTGGTGGGCGGCACGGGCATCGGCTACTTCGTATGGAACGAGTGGAACAACCTCTCGCTCACCAACGTGATCTTCGCAATCCTGGTGATCGGCGTCGTCGGCATGCTGCTGGACCAGGCCTTTGCCGGGCTGCAACGAAAGGTGACCTATGTGGAGTGA
- a CDS encoding CmpA/NrtA family ABC transporter substrate-binding protein has protein sequence MSSPSDSTACDLYDADRPLNMRCACGRNHGRGAEIGVGPGDKLEASLMKALFPDDSVRRNFLRAVGASTARAAIASVLPLGTLQAMAQDKAPLEKTNLKIGFIPITCATPLIMAHPLGFYQKQGLNVEVVKTAGWALIRDKMLNKEYDATHFLSPMPLAISMGAGSNQVAMNVATIQNTNGQAITLANKHRDRRDPKTWKGMKFAVPFEYSMHNFLLRYYVAEAGLNPDTDIQIRVVPPPEMVANLRAGNIDGYLGPDPFNQRAVFEEIGFLHLLTKDLWNGHPCCAFGTSTEFIEKNPNTFAALVRSVLTASAMARDPKNRELIAKVIAPAQYLNQPETVINQVLTGKFADGLGNIRTVPDRADFDPIPWQSMAVWMLTQMKRWGYVKGDVNYRQIAEKVFLLTDARKRMKELGQSAPDGAYPKFTIMGKVFDPAKPDDYVKSFAISRMA, from the coding sequence ATGTCCAGCCCGTCCGATTCGACCGCCTGCGATCTCTACGACGCCGACCGGCCACTGAACATGCGCTGCGCCTGCGGCCGCAACCATGGCCGCGGGGCGGAGATCGGCGTCGGCCCCGGCGACAAGCTCGAGGCCAGCCTCATGAAGGCGCTGTTCCCCGACGACAGCGTGCGCCGCAACTTCCTGCGCGCCGTGGGCGCCAGCACCGCGCGCGCCGCCATTGCCTCGGTGCTGCCGCTGGGCACGCTGCAGGCCATGGCGCAAGACAAGGCGCCGCTCGAGAAGACCAACCTCAAGATCGGCTTCATTCCCATCACCTGCGCCACGCCGCTCATCATGGCGCACCCGCTGGGCTTCTATCAGAAGCAGGGGCTCAACGTCGAAGTGGTCAAGACCGCAGGATGGGCGCTGATCCGCGACAAGATGCTCAACAAGGAATACGACGCCACGCATTTCCTGTCGCCCATGCCGCTGGCCATTTCGATGGGCGCTGGCTCGAACCAGGTGGCGATGAATGTCGCCACCATCCAGAACACCAACGGCCAGGCCATCACGCTTGCCAACAAGCACAGGGACAGGCGCGACCCGAAGACGTGGAAGGGCATGAAGTTTGCCGTGCCCTTCGAATACAGCATGCACAACTTCCTGTTGCGCTACTACGTGGCCGAGGCCGGCCTGAACCCCGACACCGACATCCAGATTCGCGTGGTACCGCCGCCCGAGATGGTGGCCAACCTGCGCGCCGGCAACATCGACGGCTACCTCGGCCCCGACCCTTTCAACCAGCGCGCGGTGTTCGAGGAAATCGGCTTCCTGCACCTGCTGACCAAGGACCTGTGGAACGGCCACCCGTGCTGCGCCTTCGGCACCTCGACCGAGTTCATCGAGAAGAACCCCAACACCTTTGCCGCGCTGGTGCGCTCGGTGCTCACCGCCTCCGCCATGGCGCGCGACCCGAAGAACCGCGAACTCATCGCCAAGGTGATTGCGCCCGCGCAGTACCTGAACCAGCCGGAGACGGTGATCAACCAGGTGCTCACCGGCAAGTTCGCCGACGGCCTGGGCAACATCCGCACCGTGCCTGACCGCGCCGACTTCGACCCGATTCCGTGGCAGTCGATGGCGGTGTGGATGCTCACGCAGATGAAGCGCTGGGGCTATGTGAAGGGCGACGTCAACTACAGGCAGATCGCGGAGAAGGTGTTCCTGCTGACCGACGCCAGGAAGCGCATGAAGGAGCTCGGCCAGAGCGCGCCCGATGGCGCCTACCCCAAGTTCACCATCATGGGCAAGGTGTTCGATCCCGCGAAGCCTGACGACTACGTCAAGAGCTTTGCCATCAGCAGGATGGCCTGA
- a CDS encoding response regulator transcription factor, with protein sequence MNDIRVLIGDDHRIVREGLKQMLGDVSNGLPSMTVRAEAQTGPEVLAAVQELGGPEGLDVVLLDIAMPGRDGLDVLQALRKDWPTLPVLMLSTYPEKQYAVRCLKLGASGYLNKSADADDMVGAVRKVAAGGLYVSAATAEALAVAVGRNAGNGPEQLSHREHQVYRLLSTGRSVSEIGAQLGLAPNTVSTYRARILEKTGTKNDVELALYAERHGKTAPAA encoded by the coding sequence ATGAACGACATCCGTGTACTCATCGGGGACGACCACCGCATCGTGCGCGAAGGCCTCAAGCAGATGCTGGGCGACGTCTCCAACGGCCTGCCCTCGATGACAGTTCGCGCCGAGGCGCAGACGGGCCCCGAAGTGCTGGCCGCCGTACAGGAACTCGGCGGGCCCGAAGGCCTGGACGTGGTGCTGCTCGACATCGCGATGCCCGGCAGGGACGGCCTCGACGTGTTGCAGGCCCTGCGCAAAGACTGGCCCACGCTGCCGGTGCTGATGCTCAGCACCTATCCCGAAAAGCAGTACGCGGTGCGCTGCCTCAAGCTCGGCGCCTCGGGCTATTTGAACAAGAGCGCGGACGCCGACGACATGGTGGGCGCGGTGCGCAAGGTGGCGGCAGGCGGCCTGTATGTATCGGCCGCAACGGCCGAAGCGCTGGCTGTGGCCGTGGGCCGCAACGCGGGCAACGGGCCGGAACAGCTCTCGCACCGCGAGCACCAGGTGTACCGCCTGCTCAGTACCGGGCGCAGCGTGAGCGAAATTGGTGCGCAGCTGGGCCTGGCGCCCAACACCGTGAGCACTTACCGTGCGCGCATTCTCGAAAAGACCGGTACGAAGAACGACGTGGAACTCGCGCTCTACGCCGAGCGTCACGGCAAAACCGCTCCCGCGGCCTGA
- a CDS encoding sensor histidine kinase produces METPVLNPTASHPLWQHQLGLLLESTGEGIFGIDLDGLCMFINRAGAQMLGHEARDVIGSNMHELTHHSHPDGSHYADTDCPIFNAFRRGLPCRIDTEVFWRRDGSAFAVEYSSHPIMDGAQVRGAVITFVDITERRRQAEALQQAKDELGLRVQERTRELSDALVQLRELSAWLDKVREDERTRIAREVHDELGSLLVALKMDVNWIGKRLGEQQERAPDAAQAMREQMRGKCGNMSQLIERAVDNVGRIITDLRPSILDHQGLWAALEWQAHEFVQSAELALQWHLDVPAGVELPEPAAMAVFRIFQEMLSNVGRHARARSLDIRIDVRERHLRICVRDDGIGAPAQAFEATTAYGVLGMRERARHFGGRIEIESHVGEGSSFCLHLPLPV; encoded by the coding sequence ATGGAGACACCCGTACTGAACCCCACCGCCAGCCACCCGCTCTGGCAGCACCAATTGGGGTTGCTGCTCGAGTCCACCGGGGAGGGCATCTTCGGCATCGACCTGGACGGCCTTTGCATGTTCATCAACCGGGCCGGCGCGCAGATGCTGGGCCACGAGGCGCGCGATGTGATCGGCAGCAACATGCACGAGCTCACGCACCATTCGCACCCGGACGGCTCGCACTACGCCGACACGGACTGTCCCATCTTTAACGCCTTTCGCCGCGGCCTGCCATGCCGCATCGACACCGAGGTGTTCTGGCGCCGCGACGGCAGCGCCTTCGCGGTGGAGTATTCGAGCCACCCGATCATGGACGGCGCCCAGGTGCGCGGCGCCGTCATCACCTTTGTCGACATCACCGAGCGCCGCCGCCAAGCCGAGGCGCTGCAGCAGGCCAAGGACGAGCTCGGCCTGCGCGTGCAGGAGCGCACGCGCGAACTCAGCGATGCGCTGGTGCAGTTGCGCGAGCTTTCGGCCTGGCTCGACAAGGTGCGCGAAGACGAGCGCACCCGCATTGCGCGCGAGGTGCACGACGAACTCGGCAGCCTGCTGGTGGCGCTCAAGATGGACGTCAACTGGATCGGCAAGCGCCTGGGCGAACAACAGGAGCGCGCACCCGACGCAGCGCAGGCCATGCGCGAGCAGATGCGCGGCAAGTGCGGCAACATGAGCCAGCTGATCGAACGCGCGGTCGACAACGTGGGCCGCATCATCACCGACCTGCGTCCGAGCATCCTCGACCACCAGGGCCTGTGGGCGGCGCTTGAATGGCAGGCGCATGAGTTCGTGCAGTCGGCCGAGCTGGCGCTGCAGTGGCACCTCGACGTGCCGGCGGGCGTGGAGCTTCCCGAGCCCGCGGCCATGGCGGTGTTTCGCATCTTCCAGGAAATGCTCAGTAACGTCGGACGCCATGCCAGGGCGCGCAGCCTCGACATTCGCATCGATGTTCGAGAGCGGCACTTGCGCATCTGCGTGCGCGACGACGGCATCGGCGCGCCGGCGCAGGCTTTCGAGGCGACCACCGCCTATGGCGTGCTCGGCATGCGGGAGCGCGCACGCCATTTCGGCGGGCGCATCGAGATCGAAAGCCATGTGGGCGAGGGCAGCAGCTTTTGCCTCCATCTGCCGTTGCCGGTGTAG
- a CDS encoding nuclear transport factor 2 family protein, producing the protein MDSRPPLPPFTLETATKKVQAAEDAWNTRDPVRVSLAYTPDTEWRNRADFVNGREEVVQFLTRKWEREHDYRLKKTLWAFMDNRIAVRFEYEWHDAAGQWFRSHGNENWEFADNGLMQRRYASINDQPIGESERKFRWER; encoded by the coding sequence ATGGACTCCCGCCCGCCGCTGCCCCCCTTCACCCTCGAAACCGCCACGAAGAAGGTGCAGGCCGCCGAAGACGCCTGGAACACGCGCGACCCGGTTCGCGTGAGCCTGGCCTACACGCCGGACACCGAATGGCGCAACCGCGCCGACTTCGTCAACGGCCGCGAAGAGGTGGTGCAATTTCTCACCCGCAAGTGGGAGCGCGAGCACGACTACCGCCTGAAGAAAACGCTCTGGGCGTTCATGGACAACCGCATTGCCGTGCGCTTCGAATACGAATGGCACGACGCGGCGGGCCAGTGGTTCCGCAGCCACGGCAACGAGAACTGGGAGTTCGCCGACAACGGCCTGATGCAGCGGCGCTACGCGAGCATCAACGACCAGCCCATCGGCGAGTCGGAGCGCAAGTTTCGCTGGGAGCGCTGA